A genomic region of Xanthocytophaga agilis contains the following coding sequences:
- a CDS encoding lipocalin family protein yields MKTLVTNVRLTVLALTLLGSLAACKKHDPDPVKNNDPIFVGKHWKMSAITTNPIIDFDGDGTADPDLLPFFPTCVTDNIVTFKEGGKIESEEGEACPDETPITGTGTWSYNENTKIFTLTDGTAAGTQNYEIVEMSATTLKWKVEIEEEGQSLDMIMEWKAQ; encoded by the coding sequence ATGAAAACTTTAGTAACAAATGTACGCCTAACTGTATTGGCTTTAACTCTATTAGGAAGTCTGGCTGCCTGTAAAAAACATGATCCAGATCCTGTGAAAAATAATGATCCTATTTTTGTTGGCAAACACTGGAAAATGTCAGCAATTACGACTAACCCTATTATTGATTTTGATGGAGATGGAACAGCAGATCCTGACTTGCTACCATTCTTTCCAACCTGTGTGACGGACAATATTGTTACATTTAAAGAAGGTGGTAAAATAGAAAGTGAAGAAGGTGAAGCATGTCCTGATGAAACTCCAATTACAGGTACTGGTACATGGTCATATAATGAAAATACCAAAATTTTTACTCTTACAGATGGAACAGCAGCAGGAACACAAAATTATGAAATAGTTGAAATGTCTGCTACTACATTAAAATGGAAGGTAGAGATTGAAGAAGAAGGACAGTCGTTAGATATGATAATGGAATGGAAAGCACAATAA
- a CDS encoding FecR family protein produces the protein MENEPNIVVTDELIARYLAGEADPMEAIAIDDWQENSLENQLYFQQMRAAWQSARPERNFVMPDIDQDWKVLYTLLDQSDDISADISEKSNERTLTSEVQKTVNSNWFLRVAASVLIVLGIGAIFYWIGGKPRTREMASVSSQDTKILEQRLPDNSHVVLSAHSTLTYTKDFEGDTREVELTGEAYFQVTPNKEKPFIIHTDKAEIKVVGTAFNVDATGNAVVISVTSGKVQFSAADTSVYLIKGQTGTWQKNSRTIDVTSVVNTNALGYATHMLEFKETPLKMVISDIEKMYACKISLKNNNLADCKFSSIFDNSSLDEVLGTLKEYYSNNNINLEIVKVGPNEFSLEGGMCPY, from the coding sequence GTGGAAAATGAACCTAACATAGTTGTGACAGATGAGTTGATTGCCAGGTATTTAGCAGGAGAAGCAGATCCTATGGAAGCTATCGCAATTGATGACTGGCAAGAGAACTCGCTTGAAAATCAGCTTTATTTTCAACAGATGAGGGCGGCATGGCAATCCGCCCGCCCTGAAAGAAATTTTGTAATGCCAGATATAGACCAGGACTGGAAGGTATTATATACATTGCTGGACCAGTCTGATGATATTTCTGCTGACATTTCAGAAAAAAGTAATGAGAGAACGCTTACGTCTGAGGTACAAAAAACAGTAAATAGTAACTGGTTTTTAAGAGTGGCTGCTTCTGTACTTATTGTCTTGGGAATTGGGGCCATCTTTTATTGGATAGGCGGGAAGCCTCGGACCAGAGAAATGGCTTCTGTATCTTCACAAGATACCAAGATATTGGAACAGCGATTACCTGATAACTCACATGTGGTTTTGAGTGCACATAGTACTTTAACCTACACCAAAGATTTTGAAGGAGATACACGAGAAGTTGAGTTAACAGGTGAAGCGTATTTTCAGGTAACACCTAATAAAGAAAAACCTTTTATTATTCATACAGACAAAGCAGAGATTAAAGTAGTAGGTACGGCATTCAATGTAGATGCAACCGGTAATGCTGTTGTAATCAGCGTGACTTCCGGGAAAGTACAGTTTTCGGCTGCTGATACCAGTGTATACCTCATTAAAGGGCAGACAGGTACATGGCAGAAAAATTCTCGTACCATTGACGTTACATCTGTCGTAAACACAAATGCATTAGGATACGCTACTCATATGCTTGAGTTTAAGGAAACTCCTCTGAAAATGGTCATTTCTGATATTGAAAAAATGTATGCATGCAAAATCTCATTAAAAAATAATAATTTAGCGGACTGTAAGTTCTCTTCAATATTTGATAATAGTTCTCTTGATGAAGTACTTGGTACATTGAAAGAGTACTATAGCAACAATAATATTAATTTAGAAATTGTTAAAGTTGGCCCGAATGAGTTTAGTCTGGAAGGAGGTATGTGTCCTTATTAA
- a CDS encoding S41 family peptidase: MKKQSLKIQCLNTVLFLLLLSTVFVSCKKDNEAVTPDTVDVRDSAYYYSLVYYLWNEKLPDYAKWSVTNGDLIRSSETTFKPQSFANVDSIMSSSAGIRSYSDVGTSGKHLDRYSFASSQTDWENTSSGSNAGFGFRRGYISSTDQRVVYVYKNSPIGLAGVQRGWQILSVNGVQATLANEEAFYNSLNSNSTSTFVFKTNEGTEKTLTLTKASYKANFVQKDTVISAGGLKIGYIALSSFLGDNDGADTEAELEAAISDLKSTGITDLVIDLRYNGGGYTSVSEYFANLVAPASAKGKAMYSYKYNALLTSEFKKAGYTTDINFDTKSANFNLTRIVFITSEETASASELLINNLKPYVDVTLVGSTTYGKPVGFPGILIEMSKTDVTQNYYVFPIAFKTVNANNESDYFDGMTANISSVDDYSKDWGNPNEACFNTAISYLTGGSTTRQSARVSSEKLKQLNLNTKNEKLGGINEMITTEKIPVLPFK, from the coding sequence ATGAAAAAACAATCTTTGAAAATTCAATGTTTGAACACAGTTCTTTTTCTTTTGCTCCTCTCAACAGTATTTGTGTCTTGTAAGAAAGATAATGAGGCAGTTACACCAGATACTGTTGATGTGAGAGATAGTGCCTATTATTATTCTCTGGTCTATTATTTATGGAATGAAAAGCTTCCTGATTATGCAAAGTGGTCTGTTACCAACGGAGATTTGATCAGAAGTTCTGAGACTACATTTAAACCCCAATCTTTTGCAAATGTAGATAGTATCATGAGTAGCTCTGCAGGTATCCGTTCTTATAGTGATGTGGGAACTTCTGGTAAGCATCTTGACCGATATAGTTTTGCCTCATCGCAGACAGACTGGGAAAATACTTCATCTGGAAGCAATGCTGGCTTTGGATTCAGAAGGGGATATATCTCTTCTACTGATCAGAGAGTCGTATATGTGTATAAAAATTCTCCTATAGGATTGGCAGGTGTACAACGGGGTTGGCAGATTTTGAGTGTAAACGGTGTCCAGGCAACACTGGCAAATGAAGAAGCTTTTTACAATTCATTGAATAGTAATAGTACTTCCACATTTGTTTTTAAAACAAATGAAGGAACAGAAAAAACACTGACATTAACCAAAGCATCGTATAAAGCTAATTTTGTTCAAAAAGATACAGTAATTAGTGCTGGAGGTTTGAAGATTGGATACATTGCCTTAAGTAGCTTTTTGGGAGACAATGATGGAGCAGATACGGAAGCTGAACTGGAAGCTGCTATTAGTGATCTGAAATCAACAGGAATTACAGATCTGGTTATTGATCTGAGATACAATGGTGGGGGATATACATCTGTATCTGAATATTTTGCGAATCTGGTAGCACCTGCCAGTGCAAAAGGAAAAGCTATGTATAGTTATAAATATAATGCATTACTGACATCCGAGTTTAAAAAGGCTGGATATACAACAGATATCAATTTTGATACAAAGTCCGCCAATTTTAATCTGACGCGTATTGTCTTCATTACATCCGAAGAAACTGCTTCCGCCAGTGAGTTGCTTATTAATAATTTGAAACCCTATGTGGATGTAACATTAGTTGGCTCAACTACCTATGGTAAACCTGTAGGATTTCCAGGAATTCTGATAGAGATGAGTAAGACAGATGTAACACAGAATTACTATGTTTTTCCAATTGCTTTTAAAACAGTAAATGCAAACAATGAAAGCGATTATTTTGATGGTATGACTGCCAATATAAGTTCAGTAGACGATTATTCCAAAGATTGGGGTAATCCGAACGAAGCTTGTTTTAATACTGCTATATCCTATCTCACTGGAGGCTCAACTACCCGGCAATCTGCCCGCGTCTCTTCTGAAAAGTTGAAGCAATTAAATCTGAATACCAAAAACGAGAAGTTAGGTGGTATTAATGAAATGATTACCACTGAGAAAATACCTGTATTACCTTTTAAATAA
- a CDS encoding gliding motility-associated C-terminal domain-containing protein, with protein sequence MSSTVSVRPVMSQVVHSIIPSNLNQYLRWCILLFLWGLTTSPSFASHIVGGEFYLIHKTDTKYELGLNLYYDEISAASPELKQDYIRATIFRKRDNQFMRNVDLGLYKSQSLLTYNNPSCEMYSLVKNSRLWYYTEITLSGDTYNDSEGYYVVWERCCRNANISNIYTPSEVGNAFYMEFPAVRQNTQSFINNSPEFGVITGDYACINSPFYFDFSATDADGDSLVYTLVTPYKGYSDACSGRNCICPDNCPYPADPVVQDRFGNQYIDPDPRNHSAPYPLITWATGYSLEKSTPGPVPLSVGGQSGIITFTADKLGLYAFAVLCKEYRNGIQIGAVQRDFQIRVIECPVNNAPVVNVKDNKTRTYVANMGSIEVSKTDSLCFKVALTDKISGTKFGSSTLALTLEAVNFSSSLVSLSPTSGIIYQDSDTVWANLCFEKCAAAETNQPLQIKLVVRDDGCGGGLSDTLIVNFNFEPLIQDPPIVVTTLPGNQASIFVNQLLQFTVIATNTGDGTIAVNAAGRGFDMSAVGMQFENGKTGIDSVTVPFSWTPDCRVLDMMKDNTFIIDFFTQNANCKNKFDTTTVTIVVQDSVVDHSYFLPANVFTPNGDEWNPYFEMSNNEDSTKNLPKDNCKERFDRIEMYNRWGRLIFTSHDRNFKWEGAQFPTGSYYFLIYYTTRRYKGWVSLLR encoded by the coding sequence ATGAGTAGTACTGTATCTGTACGACCTGTCATGTCACAGGTCGTACATTCTATAATCCCTTCTAACCTTAATCAATACCTAAGATGGTGTATTTTACTGTTCCTGTGGGGACTTACTACCAGTCCTTCTTTTGCTTCTCATATTGTTGGAGGAGAGTTTTATCTGATTCATAAAACGGATACTAAATATGAACTGGGTCTGAATCTCTATTATGATGAGATTAGTGCTGCTAGTCCTGAATTAAAGCAGGATTATATTCGGGCTACTATATTTCGCAAAAGGGATAATCAGTTTATGCGGAATGTAGATCTGGGTTTATATAAAAGTCAGAGTCTTCTTACCTACAACAATCCCAGTTGTGAAATGTATAGTTTGGTAAAAAATAGCCGGTTATGGTATTATACAGAAATTACACTCTCTGGTGATACCTACAACGATTCTGAAGGGTATTATGTAGTGTGGGAGCGTTGTTGCCGCAATGCCAATATATCTAATATTTATACCCCAAGTGAAGTAGGAAATGCATTTTATATGGAGTTTCCTGCTGTCAGACAGAATACACAATCTTTTATCAATAATTCTCCTGAATTTGGTGTGATTACGGGTGACTATGCCTGTATTAATTCTCCATTCTATTTTGATTTTAGTGCTACTGATGCAGATGGAGATTCATTAGTATACACATTGGTTACTCCTTATAAAGGTTATTCAGATGCTTGTAGTGGTCGAAATTGCATTTGCCCGGATAATTGTCCATATCCTGCTGATCCTGTTGTACAGGATCGGTTTGGCAATCAATATATAGATCCTGACCCGCGTAATCATTCGGCTCCTTATCCACTTATTACGTGGGCAACAGGTTACAGTCTGGAAAAGAGTACACCAGGCCCTGTGCCTTTATCTGTTGGAGGGCAGTCTGGAATTATAACATTTACAGCTGATAAATTAGGATTGTATGCGTTTGCAGTTTTATGTAAAGAATATCGTAATGGTATACAGATAGGTGCGGTTCAGAGAGATTTTCAGATTCGGGTAATAGAATGTCCTGTAAATAATGCTCCAGTAGTAAATGTAAAGGATAATAAAACCCGTACATATGTAGCTAATATGGGCTCAATAGAGGTTAGCAAGACTGATAGCCTTTGTTTTAAAGTTGCTCTTACAGACAAAATATCCGGGACTAAATTTGGTAGTTCGACATTGGCTCTGACTCTGGAGGCTGTAAACTTTTCTTCCAGCCTGGTTTCGCTATCACCTACATCCGGAATTATATATCAGGATAGTGATACAGTATGGGCTAATCTATGTTTTGAGAAATGTGCAGCAGCAGAAACTAACCAACCTTTACAAATAAAGCTTGTAGTCAGAGATGATGGTTGTGGAGGTGGATTATCTGATACCCTCATTGTAAATTTTAACTTTGAGCCATTGATTCAGGATCCGCCTATTGTAGTGACAACTCTACCCGGCAATCAAGCGAGCATATTTGTGAATCAGCTGTTACAGTTTACTGTTATCGCTACTAATACCGGAGATGGAACTATTGCTGTAAATGCAGCAGGAAGAGGATTTGATATGAGTGCAGTGGGAATGCAGTTTGAAAATGGAAAAACAGGGATAGATAGTGTTACCGTTCCTTTTTCCTGGACACCTGATTGTCGTGTTCTGGATATGATGAAGGACAATACATTTATCATTGACTTCTTTACGCAGAATGCAAACTGTAAAAATAAGTTTGATACCACAACTGTGACCATTGTTGTACAGGATTCTGTAGTAGATCATTCTTATTTTCTACCTGCCAATGTATTTACTCCAAATGGAGATGAATGGAATCCTTACTTTGAGATGTCAAATAATGAAGATAGTACCAAGAATCTGCCAAAAGACAACTGTAAAGAGAGGTTTGATCGAATAGAGATGTATAACAGATGGGGAAGATTAATATTTACCAGCCACGACCGGAATTTTAAATGGGAAGGTGCTCAGTTTCCAACAGGAAGTTATTATTTTCTGATTTATTATACTACCCGAAGGTACAAAGGATGGGTTTCTTTATTACGATAA
- a CDS encoding STN domain-containing protein, protein MSLVWKEVCVLIKAGVLVCLIGCVSLSVYAQNPSSGKRITMTCEKIPVEQALQRLAQQAGVFFVYSLHFVNAKQTVSFSVKNEPVDDVLTRVCDQIGLLYKKQGKHVILKKKAGTPITVAKAQTKKTVSSPTIAKKSPTEKLNPDTARPVIKEITHIATIPVDTQLISVSDSILLSDTLLTLSDTVTTDTLLVLEMPNSSRDSGLSTEDTIKDEADSVLALFLFRNHQPLRRIVTPSRIYNYKPHTSTKRFAHGDDIELFLFGGRMGIDSVTQDSLQTDSLAKSNSIKRNANKSTTDKKVSTRVKRYKRPFEWGIDGSDFIVGVGVTGLYLNDVTNFAAELQVGLRSIFGVFNVGFLNNGMTRYGIGIGGLFPLGNTSKWSVGGEWTSARLHKREEYVKIKNIYSYTNPYIPPYYYTDVELTNWYHRLNLSVRRQIIRNAEIEVSTVFHWLTTRYKKEGREASKYAAINEIDPFFPNELSPNRVLSKKIGDVQSVWVGNPNDFREGGREMLQTRKTKLWLSLQISAYYTFDFSRRR, encoded by the coding sequence ATGAGTTTAGTCTGGAAGGAGGTATGTGTCCTTATTAAAGCAGGAGTCTTGGTATGTCTTATAGGATGTGTAAGCCTGTCTGTATATGCACAAAATCCATCTTCTGGAAAGAGAATAACAATGACCTGTGAAAAAATTCCTGTAGAACAGGCTCTTCAACGCCTAGCCCAACAAGCTGGCGTTTTTTTTGTTTATAGTCTACACTTTGTAAACGCGAAACAGACTGTTTCTTTTTCAGTAAAAAATGAACCGGTAGATGATGTATTGACTCGGGTATGCGATCAGATAGGATTATTATATAAGAAGCAGGGGAAGCATGTCATTCTGAAGAAGAAAGCTGGTACTCCTATCACTGTCGCAAAAGCACAAACCAAAAAGACTGTAAGTTCACCTACTATTGCAAAGAAATCACCTACTGAGAAACTGAATCCTGATACTGCAAGGCCAGTCATAAAGGAGATTACACACATTGCTACAATACCTGTTGATACACAACTTATTTCAGTGTCAGATAGTATACTTTTATCAGATACTCTTCTTACTCTCTCTGATACTGTAACTACGGATACATTACTTGTATTGGAAATGCCAAATTCTTCCAGAGATTCTGGCCTGTCAACAGAAGATACAATCAAAGATGAGGCTGACTCTGTTCTGGCTCTCTTTCTTTTTAGAAATCATCAACCACTACGGCGTATCGTAACACCTTCCAGAATATATAACTATAAGCCACATACCTCTACTAAAAGATTTGCACATGGTGATGACATTGAGTTGTTCTTATTTGGAGGGCGCATGGGCATTGATTCTGTAACACAAGATTCTCTACAAACAGATAGCCTGGCAAAATCTAATTCCATAAAAAGGAATGCAAATAAATCTACTACTGATAAAAAAGTATCTACTCGTGTTAAACGCTATAAAAGACCCTTTGAGTGGGGAATAGATGGTAGTGATTTTATAGTGGGTGTAGGGGTAACAGGACTCTATTTGAATGATGTAACCAACTTTGCTGCAGAACTACAGGTTGGTTTGCGTTCCATATTTGGGGTATTCAATGTGGGGTTTTTGAACAATGGGATGACACGTTATGGAATAGGCATAGGTGGATTATTTCCTTTAGGGAATACATCCAAATGGTCAGTAGGGGGAGAATGGACAAGTGCCAGATTACATAAAAGAGAAGAGTATGTAAAGATCAAAAATATTTATTCTTATACAAATCCCTATATCCCCCCTTACTACTATACAGATGTTGAGTTAACTAATTGGTATCACCGCTTGAACTTATCAGTTCGTAGACAAATAATACGAAATGCAGAGATAGAAGTAAGTACTGTATTTCATTGGTTAACAACACGATACAAAAAAGAAGGTCGTGAGGCTAGTAAGTATGCGGCTATAAATGAAATTGATCCCTTCTTTCCAAACGAACTTTCTCCCAATAGAGTGCTTTCAAAAAAAATAGGTGATGTACAATCGGTTTGGGTAGGAAATCCAAACGATTTTAGAGAAGGAGGAAGAGAAATGTTGCAAACCCGGAAGACAAAGCTGTGGCTTAGCCTTCAGATTAGTGCCTATTATACTTTTGACTTCTCCAGACGCAGATAA
- a CDS encoding ABC transporter ATP-binding protein → MKENTKIDTTHKVITIRGLKKSFGELDVLKGVDMDLYQGENLVVLGRSGTGKSVLIKIIAGLLPPDEGSVNVLNHEITGIKEKEMDALRLKIGFSFQNSALYDSMTVRENLEFPLRRHEKGLSENEINQRVEELLEDVGLSQTINQMPSQLSGGQRKRIGIARTLILKPEIMLYDEPTAGLDPITSMDINNLINEVQQKFNTSSIIITHDLTCAKITGDRIVMLLDGQFQRQGTFDEVFTTEDERVKAFYDYNFTD, encoded by the coding sequence ATGAAAGAGAACACTAAAATAGATACCACTCATAAAGTCATTACAATCCGGGGCTTGAAGAAATCCTTTGGAGAACTGGACGTTCTTAAAGGCGTAGATATGGATTTATATCAGGGCGAAAACCTGGTAGTATTAGGACGGTCAGGAACGGGAAAATCTGTTTTAATTAAAATCATTGCAGGATTGCTACCACCAGATGAAGGATCTGTCAATGTACTCAATCATGAAATTACTGGCATAAAGGAAAAAGAGATGGATGCACTGCGTTTAAAGATTGGATTTTCTTTTCAGAATAGTGCCTTATATGATAGTATGACAGTTCGTGAAAACCTGGAATTTCCGTTAAGGCGCCATGAAAAAGGGTTGAGTGAAAACGAAATTAATCAACGTGTAGAAGAACTCCTGGAAGATGTAGGATTATCTCAAACAATTAATCAAATGCCATCCCAGCTATCAGGCGGTCAGCGTAAACGCATAGGGATAGCCCGAACACTGATTCTGAAACCTGAAATTATGCTATATGACGAACCTACAGCGGGTCTTGATCCCATCACCAGTATGGATATCAACAACCTGATCAATGAGGTTCAGCAAAAATTCAATACATCTTCTATTATCATTACACATGATCTTACCTGTGCGAAAATCACAGGTGACCGAATTGTTATGCTGCTTGATGGACAATTTCAGCGCCAAGGCACATTTGATGAAGTATTTACAACAGAAGATGAACGGGTGAAAGCTTTTTATGACTATAACTTTACAGATTAA
- a CDS encoding MlaD family protein has protein sequence MGTAENNKRSVVVGGFVLLAIIILVAGIFILGGKQKRFEKTLEVQAVFDNIAGLKAGNNVWFSGVKIGTVKSLKLYGTSQVEVTLKIEEDVQKYIHKDSKARLGSESLIGNKIVEIYGGTPQAPVVEEGDRLQIEQALSTDDIMETLQENNKNLLAITTDFKKLSNDLTNGKGTVGALLSDSTLANRFQSIVSNLQQVSATTSQASASLSQFTHKLNNKDGLVNQLLTDTVVFNQLKGSVNQLQTTASSASAISGNLEKASDNLNRNNNALGMLLNDEQFATQLKGTIQNVETSTKKLDESMDALRYSFFLKGAFKKKAKADAKQQTQ, from the coding sequence ATGGGAACAGCAGAAAACAATAAACGATCTGTGGTAGTAGGAGGCTTCGTGCTCCTGGCTATCATTATATTGGTTGCAGGAATTTTTATTCTGGGAGGCAAACAGAAACGGTTTGAAAAAACCCTCGAAGTACAAGCAGTATTTGACAATATAGCCGGTCTGAAAGCTGGAAACAATGTCTGGTTTTCAGGGGTAAAAATTGGTACTGTAAAATCCCTGAAACTATACGGTACGTCTCAGGTTGAGGTGACACTTAAGATAGAAGAAGATGTACAAAAGTACATTCACAAAGATTCAAAGGCACGACTTGGCTCAGAAAGTCTAATCGGCAATAAAATTGTTGAAATCTATGGAGGAACTCCACAGGCACCTGTAGTAGAAGAAGGAGACAGACTACAGATTGAACAAGCCCTTAGTACAGATGACATAATGGAAACCTTGCAGGAGAACAATAAAAACCTGTTGGCAATCACCACAGATTTCAAGAAGTTGAGTAACGACCTTACAAATGGAAAGGGTACGGTGGGTGCATTGTTATCAGATTCTACTCTGGCTAACCGATTTCAGAGCATTGTTTCAAACTTGCAGCAAGTATCTGCAACAACCAGTCAGGCATCTGCTTCTTTGTCACAGTTTACACATAAACTAAATAACAAAGACGGTCTTGTTAATCAACTACTTACAGACACTGTTGTCTTTAATCAATTAAAGGGATCTGTTAACCAGCTTCAGACTACAGCATCTTCGGCATCTGCTATAAGTGGTAACCTTGAAAAAGCAAGTGATAACCTTAACCGCAATAACAATGCACTGGGGATGTTATTAAATGATGAGCAGTTTGCCACACAGTTGAAGGGCACTATTCAGAATGTAGAAACCAGTACGAAGAAACTGGATGAAAGCATGGATGCATTGCGGTATAGTTTCTTTTTGAAAGGAGCATTTAAGAAAAAAGCCAAAGCAGATGCAAAACAACAAACTCAATAG
- a CDS encoding RNA polymerase sigma-70 factor, with product MSVSDQHLIEAIRKGDKQSFEIVFKQYYRTLCEYAFTIVKDTDEARDIVQSMFLKIWERREDLIITLTLKAYLYRAVHNTCLNRIKHESIKTKYIRQSIGDGRLEVKQPEVFANETEKKVMKAIDDLPEQCRIIFKLSRFEEMSYADIAQKLNISVQTVANQVSKALKVLRTQLTDTD from the coding sequence GTGAGCGTATCAGATCAGCACCTTATTGAGGCAATTCGAAAAGGCGACAAACAGTCTTTTGAGATTGTGTTTAAGCAGTATTACAGAACTCTTTGTGAGTATGCCTTTACTATTGTTAAGGATACAGATGAAGCCAGAGATATTGTACAATCCATGTTTCTGAAGATATGGGAAAGGAGAGAAGATTTAATTATTACACTTACATTAAAAGCCTATTTGTATAGAGCTGTCCACAACACTTGCCTTAATCGTATCAAGCATGAATCTATTAAAACGAAATACATACGTCAAAGTATTGGTGATGGTCGTCTGGAAGTAAAACAACCAGAGGTGTTTGCAAATGAGACAGAGAAAAAGGTGATGAAAGCTATTGATGACTTGCCAGAACAGTGCCGCATTATTTTTAAGCTAAGTCGCTTTGAGGAAATGAGTTATGCTGACATAGCACAAAAATTAAATATTTCTGTACAGACTGTGGCTAATCAGGTCAGCAAAGCCTTGAAAGTATTACGAACACAACTGACAGATACAGATTAA